In Symmachiella dynata, the following are encoded in one genomic region:
- a CDS encoding DEAD/DEAH box helicase, which produces MSTLHNFHPLIQQWFRSRFAAPTEPQQRGWPFIADGQHTLIAAPTGSGKTLTAFLAAIDRLLKLALAGELEQRTYVVYVSPLRALSNDMHRNLEDPLNEIMALAAENGIDVPPIRVGLRTGDTKSSQRAALVRKPPHILVTTPESLYLMLTAEKSRAKLQAVETVIVDEIHALVSDKRGSHLSLTLERLQAWCERPFQRVGLSATQRPIEDTARFLVGFHERNAEQLPCEIIDVGHQRELDLAIEVPPSELGAVCMHEQWAEVNERIAELINNHRSTLIFVNTRRMAERITHLLTELMGEDAVSSHHGSLAAKFRLETEQRLKEGKLKAVVATASLELGIDIGYIDLVIQIGSPRSIATFLQRVGRSGHSLGLIPKGRLFALTRDELYECMALLRAVRGGRLDRIPIPTAPLDILAQQIVAEVSAEEWGTDELFAAFRRAAPYHELSRADFDKVVEFLSEGVAHANGRSRVFLHHDQVNRRIRPRPGARMAATMNGGAIGEVASYRVIAEPERTVVGTLDEEFAAESQAGDIFLLGNTSWRIQHVRGGEVTVFDAHGAPPSIPFWRGEAPGRTLELSEEVSRLREELEPLLEDEAAAQQWLIGETDITPAAAEQAVTYAAAQKAALGLLPTCKRVVFERFFDESGGMQMLIHAPFGGRINTAWGMSLRKRFCRSFDFELQATADDNGLILSLGPQHSFPLESMFGMLNPNNARNLLEQALLAVPTFQIRWRWNVTRSLLVARMNNGKKVPPPLQRFRADDLLTAVFPKLTGCQENITGDHEIPDHPLIRQTMEDCLFEAMDIAGLENVLTGVQRGDITYVARDTREPSPFCYELLNASPYAFLDGGEFIERRARMVATRRSLTVDSVSDLGRLDPLAISQVRDEAAPTVRDADELHDALLGRILLPVNEAADWSTHYLELQTDGRATTATLPDGRRAWVATERLPAVLATFDDIDVAPPVTVPENVRQEWESTEARVAIIRGLMEMCGPISVEEVAERTWTALNQAAAALEALEGEGVVLQGHFTPACYDEKSDDPQPSGDVQREWCHRRLLSRIHRLTLQGLRKQIEPVSVDVFIRHLTRHQQVLPETRRTGSDALFDAIAQLQGMDVPAVAWERDVLPARVENYQPAWLDELCMTGEIGWGRLYPPRRDPQRSRPMVSLTKIARMSLFLRSDADWLSTSSVAVDVGELTTPAQQVLECLTERGAMFAGDLAAANHMLPGQLAETLGELVASGLVTADGFDGMRQFVANKPAASNSALPARMRRGAGRRRLPVKSTGRWSVWERDSETSLTVEETTEQWAWQLLRRWGVIFRDLLQREQGAPRWFELLQVYRQLEARGEIRGGRFITGVGGEQFALGDTVNQLRQLRDDGPRQELIVLSAADPLNLIGILTDHPRVPSTASNRIAYLDGMPVASLQAGVVEYLDDCPPAAYALVASRLQGDVTSDLSHDARQRSLERLENKNAESAAQRVRQRRETNGFQRPRVI; this is translated from the coding sequence ATGAGCACGCTTCACAACTTCCATCCGCTGATTCAACAATGGTTCCGCTCCCGGTTCGCAGCGCCGACCGAACCGCAACAGCGCGGTTGGCCGTTTATTGCTGATGGACAGCACACCTTGATTGCTGCTCCGACGGGGAGCGGAAAAACTTTGACCGCTTTCTTGGCGGCGATTGATCGGTTGTTGAAGTTGGCGCTGGCGGGGGAACTTGAGCAGCGGACCTATGTCGTCTACGTCTCGCCGCTGCGGGCGCTGTCGAACGACATGCACCGCAATCTGGAAGACCCGCTCAACGAGATTATGGCGTTGGCCGCTGAAAACGGCATCGATGTCCCGCCGATTCGTGTGGGCCTGCGCACCGGGGATACTAAGTCGTCGCAACGCGCCGCGCTGGTGCGGAAACCACCGCACATTCTCGTCACGACCCCCGAGTCGTTGTACTTGATGCTCACCGCTGAAAAGAGCCGCGCAAAACTGCAGGCTGTCGAGACGGTGATTGTCGATGAGATACACGCCCTGGTCAGCGATAAACGGGGCTCGCACTTGTCGTTGACCTTGGAACGCCTGCAGGCGTGGTGCGAACGGCCGTTTCAACGCGTGGGACTTTCAGCCACGCAGCGGCCGATCGAAGATACGGCGCGGTTTCTGGTCGGGTTCCATGAAAGAAACGCCGAACAACTTCCTTGCGAAATCATTGATGTCGGTCATCAGCGCGAATTGGACTTGGCGATTGAAGTCCCGCCCAGCGAACTCGGCGCCGTTTGCATGCACGAGCAATGGGCTGAGGTGAATGAGCGGATCGCCGAGTTGATCAACAATCACCGCAGCACGTTGATCTTCGTCAATACGCGGCGAATGGCGGAGCGAATTACGCACCTGCTGACCGAATTGATGGGCGAAGACGCCGTCAGCAGCCATCACGGTTCGTTGGCGGCCAAGTTTCGATTGGAGACCGAACAACGTCTTAAGGAAGGCAAACTCAAAGCGGTGGTGGCGACCGCTTCGTTGGAGTTGGGGATCGACATTGGGTACATCGATCTGGTCATCCAAATCGGTTCGCCCCGCTCGATTGCGACCTTTCTGCAACGGGTCGGACGGTCGGGGCACTCGTTGGGTTTGATCCCCAAAGGCCGGTTGTTCGCGCTGACCCGCGATGAATTGTACGAATGCATGGCACTGCTGCGAGCGGTGCGTGGCGGACGCTTGGACCGCATTCCGATCCCGACTGCTCCGTTGGATATCCTTGCTCAACAAATCGTCGCTGAAGTCTCGGCTGAGGAATGGGGCACTGACGAATTGTTCGCCGCATTCCGCCGTGCCGCACCGTATCATGAATTATCGCGGGCCGATTTTGACAAGGTTGTGGAATTTCTCAGCGAAGGGGTCGCGCACGCCAACGGCCGTAGCCGTGTCTTTTTACATCACGATCAAGTCAACCGTCGTATCCGCCCGCGCCCCGGCGCGCGTATGGCGGCAACGATGAATGGCGGGGCCATTGGCGAAGTCGCGTCGTATCGCGTCATTGCTGAGCCGGAGCGAACTGTCGTCGGTACATTGGATGAAGAATTCGCTGCGGAAAGCCAAGCGGGCGATATTTTTCTGCTCGGCAATACGTCCTGGCGGATCCAACATGTCCGCGGTGGCGAAGTGACCGTGTTCGATGCACATGGTGCACCGCCGTCGATTCCGTTTTGGCGCGGCGAAGCGCCAGGGCGGACCCTGGAACTTTCGGAAGAGGTCTCACGGCTGCGGGAGGAATTGGAACCTCTCTTAGAAGATGAAGCTGCGGCGCAGCAATGGCTCATTGGCGAAACTGACATTACCCCGGCGGCCGCCGAACAAGCGGTGACGTATGCGGCGGCGCAAAAAGCGGCGTTGGGGTTGTTGCCGACTTGCAAACGCGTCGTCTTTGAGCGGTTTTTTGACGAGAGTGGCGGCATGCAGATGTTGATCCATGCCCCCTTCGGCGGTCGGATCAATACAGCGTGGGGTATGTCGCTGCGTAAACGGTTTTGCCGGTCGTTTGATTTCGAACTGCAGGCGACTGCGGACGATAACGGCCTGATTCTTTCACTCGGCCCGCAACACAGTTTTCCGCTGGAGAGCATGTTCGGCATGCTCAATCCGAATAACGCTCGCAATTTATTGGAACAGGCGTTGCTGGCGGTGCCGACGTTTCAAATTCGCTGGCGGTGGAACGTGACCCGCTCGTTGCTTGTCGCCCGGATGAACAACGGCAAAAAAGTGCCGCCGCCGCTGCAACGATTTCGCGCAGATGATTTGCTGACCGCCGTGTTCCCGAAATTGACCGGCTGCCAGGAGAATATCACCGGCGACCACGAGATCCCCGATCATCCTCTCATTCGGCAAACGATGGAAGATTGTCTGTTCGAGGCGATGGACATTGCCGGTTTGGAAAACGTTCTTACTGGCGTGCAGCGGGGTGACATCACCTACGTTGCGCGCGATACCCGCGAGCCTTCGCCGTTTTGTTACGAATTGCTCAACGCTAGCCCGTACGCGTTTTTGGATGGCGGTGAATTTATCGAACGTCGCGCGCGGATGGTGGCGACTCGCCGCTCATTAACCGTTGATAGTGTGAGTGATCTCGGGCGGCTCGATCCACTGGCCATCTCGCAAGTCCGCGACGAAGCCGCGCCAACGGTGCGCGATGCGGATGAATTGCACGACGCCTTGCTGGGGCGGATTTTGCTGCCCGTGAATGAAGCCGCCGATTGGTCGACTCATTATTTGGAATTGCAAACTGACGGACGGGCGACGACCGCCACGCTGCCCGATGGCCGCCGTGCGTGGGTAGCGACCGAACGACTCCCGGCAGTCTTGGCGACGTTTGATGACATCGACGTCGCGCCGCCTGTGACTGTTCCGGAAAACGTGCGGCAAGAATGGGAATCGACCGAGGCCCGTGTTGCTATCATCCGGGGTTTGATGGAAATGTGCGGCCCGATTTCCGTCGAAGAGGTTGCCGAGCGAACCTGGACGGCGCTCAACCAAGCGGCAGCTGCCTTGGAAGCACTCGAAGGCGAGGGCGTGGTACTACAAGGCCATTTCACACCCGCCTGCTACGATGAAAAATCGGACGACCCACAACCCAGCGGCGATGTGCAGCGCGAATGGTGTCATCGACGACTGCTGTCGCGGATTCATCGGCTTACGTTGCAAGGCTTGCGGAAACAAATTGAGCCGGTCAGCGTTGACGTATTCATACGGCACCTCACGCGACATCAACAGGTGCTTCCCGAAACTCGACGTACGGGATCCGATGCGCTGTTTGATGCGATCGCACAATTACAGGGCATGGATGTCCCGGCCGTTGCTTGGGAACGGGATGTGCTGCCTGCCCGCGTCGAGAATTATCAACCCGCCTGGTTGGATGAACTGTGCATGACGGGGGAAATCGGTTGGGGACGACTGTATCCTCCGCGCCGCGACCCGCAACGGAGCCGTCCGATGGTCAGCCTGACCAAGATCGCGCGGATGTCGTTGTTCCTTCGCTCCGATGCCGATTGGTTGAGTACGTCCTCCGTAGCGGTCGATGTGGGCGAATTGACCACGCCCGCGCAGCAGGTGCTGGAGTGTCTGACCGAGCGGGGCGCAATGTTCGCCGGTGATTTGGCCGCCGCCAATCACATGCTCCCCGGCCAACTTGCTGAGACGCTCGGAGAATTGGTGGCCAGTGGACTGGTGACCGCCGATGGCTTTGACGGCATGCGACAATTTGTGGCCAACAAACCCGCAGCATCCAACTCCGCCCTGCCGGCGCGGATGCGTCGCGGCGCCGGTCGCCGACGGCTACCGGTCAAATCCACAGGGCGTTGGTCGGTCTGGGAACGGGATTCCGAGACGTCATTGACGGTTGAAGAGACCACCGAACAATGGGCGTGGCAGTTGCTACGCCGTTGGGGTGTGATCTTCCGAGACCTACTGCAGCGAGAACAAGGTGCGCCGCGCTGGTTTGAATTGCTGCAAGTCTACCGGCAATTGGAAGCCCGGGGCGAGATTCGCGGTGGGCGCTTCATCACCGGCGTGGGGGGCGAGCAATTTGCGTTGGGGGACACAGTCAATCAACTGCGGCAACTGCGCGACGACGGTCCGCGGCAGGAATTGATTGTCCTCTCCGCCGCCGATCCGCTGAATCTGATCGGCATCCTCACCGATCACCCGCGCGTCCCCAGCACCGCCTCGAATCGCATCGCCTATCTGGATGGCATGCCCGTCGCAAGTCTGCAAGCGGGAGTGGTTGAATACCTGGACGATTGCCCCCCGGCTGCTTACGCGCTGGTTGCATCGCGACTCCAAGGGGACGTCACCAGCGACCTCAGTCACGACGCCCGGCAACGTTCGCTGGAGCGACTGGAAAACAAGAATGCCGAATCCGCTGCCCAACGAGTCCGTCAACGCCGTGAAACGAACGGGTTTCAACGTCCGCGGGTGATTTGA
- a CDS encoding MBL fold metallo-hydrolase, which yields MPSANIAVDTIVSPPFMENSLIVRVEGRDDCLVVDPGFDPEAIAEKMKSLGVEPAMVLLTHGHADHIAGNGFFKERWPDVPLVIGTGDAGMLTDARANLSALAGGSITSPPADRTVDEGDVIEAAGISLRVLEIPGHSAGHVVYVIEQVEPHIVLGGDVLFQGGIGRFDFPGGNEQKLLNGIRTKLYTLPDETIVYPGHGPSTTTGEEKRSNPFVHM from the coding sequence TTGCCCAGTGCGAATATTGCTGTCGACACGATTGTCTCGCCCCCGTTTATGGAAAATAGCTTGATTGTCCGCGTCGAAGGACGTGACGATTGTTTGGTTGTCGATCCGGGGTTTGATCCCGAAGCGATCGCCGAGAAAATGAAGTCGCTCGGCGTCGAACCGGCGATGGTGCTACTCACGCATGGCCACGCCGATCACATTGCCGGCAACGGATTTTTCAAGGAACGATGGCCGGATGTCCCGCTGGTCATCGGCACCGGGGATGCTGGGATGCTGACCGATGCGCGGGCCAATCTCAGCGCGCTGGCTGGGGGGAGTATCACCAGCCCGCCGGCCGATCGGACCGTCGATGAGGGGGATGTGATTGAAGCAGCCGGGATTTCGCTGCGTGTGTTAGAAATTCCCGGCCATTCCGCTGGGCATGTGGTGTACGTCATCGAACAAGTCGAGCCGCACATTGTGCTGGGCGGCGATGTGCTTTTCCAAGGCGGGATTGGCCGCTTTGATTTTCCCGGCGGCAACGAACAAAAACTGCTCAACGGCATTCGCACGAAGTTGTATACGTTGCCGGATGAGACCATCGTTTATCCCGGACATGGACCGTCGACCACCACCGGTGAAGAAAAACGATCCAATCCCTTTGTGCACATGTAA
- a CDS encoding SDR family oxidoreductase, which translates to MNSSDTGKIAVVVGASSGMGRAIAAALAAAGAHVVAAARRETALRELQQEAESNGHPLEIIPVDTTVQGDVERLIEETVAKFGRIDLLVYATGTNIPDRSLDALSPDTWEMMLSTNLTGAFLCTRAVVPVMRAGGGGLIVYLSTGAVQMPDVSGVAYQASKHGLTGLAHGTRVEEKANGIRTTIIFPGLCDTEILDKRPTPTPREVLDQALQPQDVADAVLFVAGLPARAVVPELQLFPSRL; encoded by the coding sequence ATGAATTCATCAGACACGGGAAAAATTGCGGTTGTCGTCGGGGCTTCTAGCGGAATGGGGCGAGCGATCGCTGCGGCGTTGGCGGCTGCCGGCGCGCATGTCGTGGCTGCGGCACGGCGGGAGACCGCGTTGCGAGAACTCCAACAGGAAGCTGAGAGCAACGGACACCCATTGGAGATTATCCCCGTGGACACGACCGTCCAGGGTGATGTCGAGCGGCTGATTGAAGAGACAGTCGCCAAATTCGGCCGGATCGACCTGTTGGTCTATGCCACCGGCACGAACATTCCCGACCGCAGTTTGGACGCACTTTCGCCCGACACTTGGGAAATGATGTTGTCGACAAATCTGACCGGCGCATTTTTATGCACTCGCGCGGTCGTGCCGGTGATGCGCGCCGGCGGCGGGGGATTGATTGTGTATCTCTCCACCGGCGCCGTACAAATGCCGGACGTCTCCGGCGTCGCCTATCAAGCCAGCAAACATGGCCTGACCGGTTTGGCGCACGGCACACGGGTCGAAGAAAAAGCAAACGGCATCCGCACAACCATCATCTTCCCCGGCCTGTGCGACACAGAAATCCTCGACAAGCGTCCCACGCCCACACCGCGCGAAGTGCTTGATCAGGCCCTACAACCACAAGACGTCGCCGACGCCGTGCTGTTTGTTGCTGGACTGCCGGCCCGGGCGGTGGTGCCGGAGTTGCAGTTGTTCCCGAGCCGGTTGTGA
- a CDS encoding DMT family transporter: MPWIYLLLAGLMEWGWPVGLKYGVDDKGYHFWPLAGAVLSMIFSGAFLLLAQRTIPMGTAYAVWTGIGAVGAFVLGILLFKEPAELMRFVFVGVIIVGIIGLKMSSGH, encoded by the coding sequence ATGCCTTGGATTTACCTACTGCTCGCCGGTCTGATGGAATGGGGTTGGCCGGTCGGCTTAAAATATGGCGTCGACGATAAAGGCTACCACTTTTGGCCACTGGCCGGGGCGGTGCTGTCGATGATTTTCAGCGGAGCGTTTCTGTTGCTTGCGCAACGTACGATTCCCATGGGCACCGCCTACGCCGTCTGGACCGGCATCGGCGCCGTGGGCGCGTTTGTATTGGGCATTTTGCTGTTCAAAGAACCGGCCGAGTTGATGCGGTTTGTGTTTGTGGGTGTGATTATTGTGGGTATTATTGGGTTGAAGATGTCGTCGGGGCACTGA